The Acidicapsa ligni DNA window CGCGAATGGGGCTATGAAGTTGCCGTTGAGGAGTTCCGCGATCAGACCGTAACCGAGCGCGAAAGCTGGATTCTCGGCAATGTCGAAGCAAACCCGTCGATCACCATTGAAGAGAATGCTGCCCTGATCGAGCCCGGCCTCGAGTTCGGCACAGAAGCCTTCCGCAACGACCTCTACAGCGAAGTCAAGGGCGTCCTCGACTCCATCGGCGCAACCCACGGCGGCGGCAAGTGGAAGTCGAAGATTCTCGTCAACGACCGCATAGCTGACTCCATCTTCCAGCAGATCATTATTCGCCCCGAGGACTATAGCGTTCTCGCAACTTCAAACCTCAACGGCGACTATATTTCTGACGCTGCCGCTGCACAGGTCGGCGGCCTGGGCATCGCTCCCGGAGCGAACATCGGTGACGGCTATGCAGTCTTCGAAGCAACCCACGGGACTGCTCCCAAGTATGCGGACAAGGACATGATCAATCCCGGATCGGTGATTCTTTCCGGCGTGATGCTGCTTGAGTTCCTGGGCTGGAAAGAAGCTGCTGCCCTGATCGAAAGCTCACTCGAAAAGACCATCGTTCAAAAGACGGTCACCTATGACTTTGCCCGCCAGCTCGAAGGCTCCACCAAGGTCGGCACCAGTGCATTTGCAAGCGCAATGATAGCCAATATGTAACCTGGTCCACTGTAACTGGATGTAACTTGCGCGTGAAGCGCACAGAGGAGAATTATGCGGAAGAAAGTTAGTATTGTCGGCGCCGGAAATGTAGGCGCCACTGCAGCACATTGGATCGCGGCCAAGGAGCTCGCCGATGTTGTGCTGATCGATATCGCCGAAGGCATACCCCAGGGCAAGGCTCTGGATTTGCTGGAAGCAATGCCGATCGAGAAGCGCGATGTACAGGTGATTGGCGCGAATGACTACGCCGCGACCGCTAACTCGGACATCGTGGTCATCACTGCAGGCATCCCACGCAAGCCGGGTATGAGCCGCGACGACCTGCTGCACACCAACTACAAAATCATGTCGGATGTTGTTTCGAAAGTGGTTGCCCAATCGCCTGAATCCATCCTGATTATCGTCTCCAATCCTCTGGACGCGATGGCTCAGGCTGCATTCAAGCAGTCCGGCTTCAACCGTGAGCGAGTTATTGGCATGGCCGGGATCCTCGACTCTGCGCGCTTCCGCACATTCATCGCGCAAGAGCTCAATGTCAGCGTAGAAAACGTAACGGCCTTTGTTCTCGGCGGTCACGGAGATACGATGGTTCCGCTGCCGCGCTACTCAACTGTTGCCGGCATTCCGATCACAGAATTGATTCCGAAGGATCGTCTCGATGCCATCGTGCAACGTACCCGCGACGGCGGTGCTGAAATCGTAAAGCATCTCAAGACGGGCAGTGCTTACTATGCTCCGTCAGCGGCTGCTGTTGAGATGGTTGAAGCTATCCTCAAAGACAAAAAGAAGATCGTGCCGTGCGCAGTACACCTGCAAGGTGAGTACGGCATCGACGGCTACTTCGTCGGCGTTCCCTGCAAGCTGGGCGCTGCCGGTCTGGAGCAGATCATCGAAATCAAGCTCACTGCCGAAGAAGACGCGGCGTTGAAGAAGAGCGTTGATGCGGTGAAGGAACTATGCGGCGTGATCGGCGTCTAGCTCTTTCCTCTCGTGGTTCAAGGCCGCTCTAACCAGAGCGGCCTTTCTATTGCAAACTACGAATCCTCTCGAACTTAACTTGAGATATTTCTACATACCAGTTCGTCCACCTAACTCTCACCCTCTTGACAGGTGCACATGAAGATAACCCTAACTTCCCTTCTCCTTGCGTTCGTTGCGATCAACTCCCATGCGCAAACAAATGCTTCCGGCATAAACGGATTTTTTCATAACTGGGCCGCACGCACGACTGCAACCCAGGCCAAACAACCGGGATGGATCGTGCCCCTGGTCACAACGACCACCGGACTTATTCAAATCGCTCGCTTCGATGCGACTCGCCAGATTGCTCCCACCGGTACGGATACATGGAACTTCGGCAACAGCAAAGGCTTCAACCTTGTTCCCTGGGCCAACACAGAACTGGTAGTCAATCTTCCCTCTTACATTGAGCACAACACCCAGGCCAAAGACGGAGCAGCCGACTTATCGTTCACCGGCAAATATCGCTTCTTAACCGGCAACGAACAGCACGGCAATTACACCTTTACCGGATTTGTTGTAGCGACTATTCCGACCGGCAGTTACTCCAACGGATCGCACGACGCCACGCTGCAACCTAACCTCGGTGGAGGCAAAGGATACGGTCGATTTGACGTCCAGACCACGCTTGGAGCCACATTGCCTCTTGGCAATACAACGTACAAGACCGCTGGACGCCCCATACTCTGGAACACCGTGGCTCAATATCACGTCGGCAAATATTTCTGGCCGGAGTTAGAAAGCAATGCCACATATTACAAAGGCGGCACAAGCGATGGAAAGGTACAGGAGTTCCTGACTCCCGGCGTAGTGATCGGCAAAATCAAGCTACAACCGCATGACCCCAAATCGCGGCTTAGTGTTGTAACAGGTGCTGGAATTCAGATTGCCACGAGCCATTTTCACCCGTATAACCACGAGCTTTGTGTAACTGGGCGATTCGTATTCTAGGTAGGAACGGTAACTGATTTTTAGATATCTATATATTCGGCAGGTTGGTCACTCTCTTGAAGAGAGTGACCAACCTGCTCTGGAATAACTAGGCAATACGCTCGATAACAACCGACTCAAGTACGACCGGCTTGATCGGCTTGTCCTGCGAGCTACGCGGAACAGCGGTGATCTTCTCTGCGATCTCCTGGCCTTCAACAACTTCGCCAAAGATGGTGTGGTTGCCCGTCAGCCACAGCGTCGGCGCAGTCGTGATGAAGAACTGGCTGCCGTTGGTGCCTGGTCCGGCATTGGCCATAGCCAGCTTGCCCGGCTTGTCAAACTTGTGTGGCGAACCCTTGGTCTCGTCCTGAAAGCGATAGCCAGGTCCACCCATGCCAGTGCCGGCCGGATCGCCGCCCTGCACCATGAACTGCGGAATCACGCGATGAAAAATTGTTCCGTCATAGAGCTTGTCGGTGGACTTCTTCCCGGTGACCGGGTGAGTCCATTCACGCTTGCCTTCAGCGAGCTCGACAAAGTTAGACACCGTGATCGGAGCTATCTCAGGAAAAAGGCGAACAGTAATCTTGCCCTCTGTTGTGTTGAAGATCGCATAAGTTCCAACTGTCAATGCCATGAAAACTCCTCTTTGGTGCTTGCGGACATCTAAGTCCGGTTAAAGTGCAGGATACCCTGATCTATCTCCGGTATCTGGCTCTGGTATCTTGCTCTGCTATCTGCGCCTAGCTAGTTACCTTGTTGAACTACTGCTTGGGCGCTGCTGTTGCGCCTGTTGCCGCTCTCGGTTCAGCTTCTGCTGTCTTAGGTGCAGGTGGAAGCGGCTGGCCTTCGCGGACAATCGTGACCTTGCGCAGAACAACGGGTGTGAGCGGCTTATCGTCTGCATCGCGTTGAACACGCGCAATTGCCTTCACGACTTCTACGCCGTCTGCATCGCATTGTCCAAAAAGCGTGTAGTGCTGGTTGAGCGAATCGTACGGTGCCTCAGTGATGAAGAACTGGCTGCCGTCGGTATTCGGCCCGCTATTGGCCATAGCAAGGCGGCCGGGGACATCGTAGTTGAGATTGGGATCGAATTCATCCTCGAAGGTAAAGCCTGGATCACCCATTCCAGAACCCGCCGGATCGCCGCCCTGGATCATAAATCCCGGAATAATACGGTGAAACACGGTGCCGTCATACAGCGGTTTGTGGCGCATCTTCTTCTTTGAAACGGGATCGATCCAGTCCTTGGTGCCTTCCGCCAGCCCGATAAAATTCGCGACCGTGTTGGGAGCCTGCTGCTGATAAAACTGGCAGGTAATCCGGCCCATCGAGGTGTCGAAAACTACCGACGGTCCATTGGGATGGATCAGTGCGGAGGCCTGTGGTGCGGGCCCATCGGGAAGCTCCTCTTCGGCAGGCTTCGCCTGCTCTGCCGGAGCTGGCGCTGTGGTCTGCTGGGCAAACGCAACTGAGGCGGTGAAGCCCATTGCGATAGCCAACGTCATGCGAATGCGGAATCCAGCGTTCATACTGGTTGTAAGGGTAAACCAGCATGGTTGCTCCGGGCTAGTCGAGCCGCTCGCAGCGAAGATTATTTCGTGATCTGCTCGATTGATCAGCCGATCTACCCGATAATCGAATACTGTTCTTTTCGTGAACGATATATCTGGAAATTAAATTTGGATTTAGGTGGCCGATGATCACGATCCGTAGAGTAATCGCTCCTGGGTGCCTTGGCGCATCCCTGCTTTGTGTTCCGCTGCTTTGCACTCCTATGCTGCGCGCACAGGACGCGAACCCTGCGGTGCAACAGCCAACGGTGCTGAGTGCGCAATCCACCGTTGTCCTGGTGCCTGCGCTGGTGCGGGATCGGGCAGGCAGGCTCATCTTCACACTCAAGGCCAGCGACTTCACCATTACGGACGATGGAGTCGCGCAGAAAGTACGGCTCGATGAGGACTCCGACAATCAACCGCTGGCGTTGGTGGTAGTGATTGAGACGGGCGGCTCGGGCGGACGCAGGTTAGCCAGCTATCGCGACCTGGGACCAACGATTGAGGCCGTGGTCGGCGACGTGAAACATACCGCGGCTGTGGTTACTTTTGATAGCAACCCCAAAGTTGCACAGGAGTTCACCTCCGATATGAACGTGATTCAAGACACGGTGCAGGGGCTGCGGCCTGGCGATGATGGAGCCGCCATGCTGGATGGTCTGGGACTTGCCGTCGACATTTTAGCCGAACAGCCGCCCGTGTATCGGCGCGCAATTCTGCTGATCAGTGAGACGATCGATCGCGGCAGCCGTGTGCCTTTACAAGAGGCTGTGCGCAAGATCAGCGATACGAATACCGCCATTTACAGCGTGGCATTTTCAAGTACGCGTGCAGACCTTAAGCATGATGGGCCGCGTGTACTCAACAACGATACGCCCGGTCCCAAGGGCGGATGCATGAGCAAGGACAGTCCGCAGGATGGAGACACGGCAGAGCCTGGCGATACAGTTGCCGATAGTTCACAACCCGATAGCGCGGACGCTGACAATAAAACCAAGTCTGCACCGAAAGAATCGTCCAAAAAGAGAGCGGGCCAGGCGTATGACTGCCTGAGTCTGCTGGTGCCTCCGCTGGGATTTGCGAAGGTGGCCTTGATGGCGAGCATGTCTGCGATGAGGCAAAATACATCTGAGACGGTAGCGCGGTTGACGGGCGGCGAGTACTTTCAGTTCAAAGATCCACGCGGACTGGAGCAGGATTTGGTAACGATCTCGAACCATGTTCCGAACCGCTATGTATTGAGCTTTCAGCCATCTTCGCCGCACTCTGGATTACATGTGCTGCAGTTGAAATTGAAGGATTATCCAAACCTGGTTGTGACGGCAAGAAGTCATTATTGGGCCGATGGAGAAGAGGCTGCGCAGCCACATCCTTGATCCTGATCCTTACATCTGTTCTATCTGTTAACTCCACATTTGCGGCGTGGATAAGGCGCGATACGCACCTCATCTATAATCGGTTTTTGCTCGTACATGTAGCAGATCCCTATGAAACGGGGCTCAAACTCCCACATTATGCAGACCCATCATAAGCGTTTTAGTGTTATCGGCGGATTCATTCTCCTGTTGATTGTGCTGGTTGCCGCCACGCTGATGAACAAGCGCCAGTTTGAAATTCAAGCAAGTGATCGTGAAGCGCTGGCACACACCAAAGAAGTATTGCTGGAGTTGGAACGCACCGAATCTTTGCTGAAGGATGCAGAGACGGGCCAGCGTGGCTTTCTTTATACGGGTGATCCCAAGTATCTCGCCCCTTATAACACCGCTGTTTCGCAGGTCGAAGCACAGCTTGACGCTCTTGCGCAGGCGACCAGCCAAAGCCCCCATCAACAGGCGCGGATAGCGGATCTGAGGACTGTGGCGGGCCTCAAACTCAAGGAACTTGAGCAGACCATCTCCCTCTACAAATCGGGGAAGATGGACGATGCCAAGAAGCTGGTCCTGTCCGATGCGGGTCTCCGATATATGAACAAGATCCGCGCACAACTGGACACGATGGAGGCTGATGAGAATTCTCTGGCAGAGGTACGGGGAGAGGTCTTTCATCATAGCCAGCGTGTCACGCTTGCGTGTATCTACCTGTCCAGCCTGCTGGCGGTTCTGGGCTTGATTGCTTTGGGCTACTACATTCTGCGGGAGATGGATCTTCGCGAACGACATGCGCGGCAGATGGGCGAACGCGAAGAGTGGTTCCGTGTGACGTTGACCAGCCTGGGAGATGCGGTGATTGCAACCGATCAAAATGGGCTGGTGACGTTTGTGAATCCAGTGGCGGAAGAGCTGACTGGATGGAGCCTAGCAGAGGCCCAGGGAAAGACTATCTATGAAGTCTTCCCGATTTTCAACGAGTATACGCATCAGCCTGTAGACAATCCGGTGAGGAAGGTGATGGAGCTGGGTGGAATTGTTGGCCTGGCGAATCATACGGTTCTGCGCAATGCAAAAGGAGAACTGATTCCGATTGAGGACAGTGCTGCGCCTATCCGGGATGACCGGGAGAGGTTGGTCGGGGTAGTGCTGGTGTTCCGCGATGCGACTCAGGAGCGCAAGTCGCAGGAGATCTTGCGCAAGACGGAAAAGCTGGCTGCAGCGGCGCGACTCTCGGCAACCTTTGCGCATGAGATCAACAATCCGCTGGAAGCTGTGGTGAACCTGATTTACATCGTCAAGAGCATTGAAGATATGCCCGCTGCTGCTGTTCAGCCGCTGGAAATGGCGGAGCAGGAGTTGGAGCGCGTTTCGCATATTACGCGGCAGACGCTGGGATTCTATCGTGAGTCCACGATACGCGGACCGGTGGAATTGCCGGTGGTGATCGAGAATGTGATCAAGCTTTACAGCAATAAATTCAGTACGAAAAGTATTCAAGTGGAGCGAAACTTCAGCGATTGTCCGCCGGTTCATGGGCTGGCGGGCGAGTTGACCCAGGCTGTTTCCAACTTGATGTCGAATGCCGCGGATGCTGTTTCTTTAAAAGGAATCATTCGGCTGCATTTGTCTGTTGCGGAAGATGTTGGCCGCGATGGGAGGTGGATTCGACTGATCGTTGAGGATGATGGACCAGGGATTCCGAAGGAGTTGGCGGAGCGGATTTTCGAGCCGTTTTTTACGACGAAATCGGATATCGGCAATGGGCTGGGGCTTTGGGTTACCAAGGAAATTGTCGAGCGGCATGGCGGGCGAATCGATGTTGTGCAGGGTGCTGGCGCGGGTTCCTCCGGTGCTCGGTTTGCGGTGCTGCTGCCTTGCGATTTTGGCGTTTAGGGCTGCCTCGCTGACGGCTTAGTCTCGCAGCAGCATAGTCTCGCAGCACATAGATTAGAGCGAATAAAGAGCGAATTTTACCCCCCCAGGGGGCTATGTAGATTTTTGGGCGGGTGCGAGCGGCCCGGTTCTTCTCCTGCATTACGGATGGGCATTACAGATGGAAGGGCATGGGGGGAGCTGGATCGCATCTGCTGATTGTGCGCTTTGGGAGGGTAATTCTCTGCAGGTTTAGTTGCTGCGCGGGAGAATCATCTGCCTGGGGAGGATGATCAGGAGCCAGACGAAGATGCCTCCGAGCAGGGTGGCGGCTATGTCGTTCCAGTCGAAGACTCGATGGGGCATCCAGATCTGGGCGACTTCGTAGAGGGTGAGGCCGACTACGACTGCGAGGATGGTGCGGATGATTTCTCTGTTGCGTTGGGGAAATTTTACGACCATGACTGCCAGCGAGAGGATTACGACTGCCAGGAAGTTTGGCAGTGAGCCGGCGAGGACGGAGCTACTGCCGTACTTGTGGAAGAGCCAGCGGCGGAGATGCAGTTCTTCATAAAGGGTGAAGATCAGGGTTGCTGCCAGGAGGATGGCGTAGGTGGCTCTTAGTTTGGTGCTGGTTGGCATGGTTGATTTTATGGTTTTTGCTGGGTTTGGGGTGTTGGGTGGGAGAAGCAGATTCCCTGCGGGAATGACAGCCAGAAAAGCAAGTGCAACTGCAAGAGCAGGAACAAGTGCAATGGCAATGTTGCTTTTTCGTTAGCTGGTTGAGGGGCCCAGGGCTGCGAAGACTGCTGCGCTTACGGCTTTGGTTACGAGGCCGTAGCCTGCTGTGCTGGCCAGGGTTGCGAGGATGCCGGGGTTGGCGCGGCGGCCGTAGAAAACCAGGCTTGCGCCGATTAGTCCGAAGGCTAGTGTGGAGACTATGGATTGTTCCTGTTTGTCTGCCATTGGTTTCTCCTTTTTGGTTCTTTGGGACTTGCTTTAAAGGTTGGATGCATGCCTTTGGTGTTGGTGCTGTGGGAGAAGCAGATTCCCTGCGGGAATGACAGCCAGAGAGGCAACGGCAACTGCAAGAACAATTGCAACGGCAAGGGCAGCTAGAAAAGCAAGGGCAACTGCAGTTGCAGTTGCCCTTGCTTTTGCAACGATAGATGCAAATGCTGGGAGTGGTTACTTTTCGGTCTCGTTATTCTTCGGTTTCTCGGAGTTTGGCGAGGCCTTGGAAGTCTTCGAGGGTGGTGGTGTCGCCTTTGATTTCGCCGTTGGTGGCTAGTTCGCGAAGTAGTCTGCGCATGATTTTGCCGCTTCTGGTTTTGGGCAGGGTGTCGGTGAATCTTATGTCTTCAGGGCGGGCGAGGCTGCCTATCTCTTTGGCTACCCACTTCTTCAGTTCATCTTTGAGAGCAGCCAGGGCTTCGGGGGTGGTGTTGGCTGCGGCGTGAGCCAGGTCCAGACTTACGAAGGCTACGATGGCCTGACCTTTTAGATCGTCGGGGCGGCCTACTACGGCTGCTTCGGCGACTTTGGGGTGGGCTACGAGAGCGGATTCAACTTCCATAGTGCCGAGGCGGTGTCCGCTGACGTTCAGGACGTCGTCGACGCGGCCCATCAGCCAGTAGTAGCCGTCGGCATCGCAGCGGGCTCCGTCGCCGGTGAAGTAGCAGCCTTCGACATCGGACCAGTAGGTTTTCTTGTAGCGTTCGGCGTCGCCGTAGATGGTGCGGGCCATCGAGGGCCAGGGTTTGCGGACTACGAGAAGTCCGCCGTGGCCGGGCTCTACGGGGTGACCCTCTTTGTTGACCACTTCGGGCTGGATGCCGAAGAAGGGGCGGGTGGCTGAGCCGGGTTTGGTGGGGACGGCGCCGGGGATAGGGGCGATGAGGATGGCTCCGGTTTCGGTTTGCCACCAGGTATCAACAATGGGGCAGCGGCCCTGACCGACGCGGTCCCGATACCACATCCACGACTCGGGATTGATGGGTTCGCCGACGGTGCCGAGGAGGCGGAGGGAATCCAGACCATGCTTTTCTACGTGGTGGTCGCCCCACTTGATGAAGGCGCGGATGGCGGTGGGGGCGGTGTAGAAGATGGAGACTTTGTGGTCGTCGATGATCTGCCAGAAGCGGTCGAAGTCGGGATAGTTGGGCGCGCCCTCGTACATGAGGACGGTGGCGCCGTTCTGAAGTGGGCCGTAGACGACGTAGCTGTGTCCGGTGACCCAGCCGATGTCGGCGGTACACCAGTAGACGTCGTTGGGGTGGTTGGGATTGCTGAGGTCGAAGACGTACTTCGTCGTGAGATAGGTACCGACGGCGTAGCCTCCGGTGGTATGGACGAGGCCTTTGGGGGTGCCGGTGGTGCCGCTGGTGTAGAGGATGTAGAGCGGGTCTTCGCTGTCGAGAGGCTCGGCGGGGCAGGTGGCGTCGGCTTTGGCGACTAGTTCATGCCACCAGTGATCGCGGCCTTCTTTCATTTGAACGGCTGAGCCTGAGCGCTTGAGAACGACGACGTTTTTAACGCTGGGGGTTTGGGCTAGTGCTTCGTCTACGGTGCGCTTGAGTTGGATCTCGGTGCCGCGGCGGTAGCTGGTGTCCTGGGTGAGGATGGCTACGCACTGGCTGTCGTTGACGCGGTCGGCGATGGCGTGGGCGGCGAAGCCTCCGAAGATGACGGAGTGGATGGCGCCGATGCGGGCGCAGGCGAGAAGGGCGATGGCCAGTTCGGGGGTCATGCCCATGTAGATGGCTACGCGGTCGCCTTTCTGAATGCCGAGGGACTTGAGGACGTTGGCGAATTTTTGGACTTCAACATGGAGCTGGGCGTAGGTGAGGGTGCGGACTTCGGCCTTGCCGTTCGCAACGGGCTCTGCTTCCCAGATGAGGGCGGTCTTGCCGGCCTTGTCGCCGAGGGCGTGGCGGTCTACGCAGTTGTAGCTGAGATTGATTTTGCCACCTACGAACCATTTGGCTACAGGGAGCTGCCAGTCGAGGACTTTGGTCCACTTTTGGAACCAGTGCAATTCTGACGCTGCTTCGGCCCAGAAGCTTTCGGGATCGGCGATGCTACGGGCGTAGAGGGTTTCGTATTCTTCGAGGGACTTGATGTTGGCGGTGGCCGCGAACTCGGGCGGCGGGGGAAAGACGCGGTCTTCGCGGAGGGTGGATTGCAGGTCTTGACTAGCGGGCATGGAGCGGGAGGACATGGACGATCCTTTATTGTGCATATTGTGCAGCCTGTCAGCAGGCTGATCGTGACGAATTTTAGCGGGAGTCTGCGACGAAGTACACGCGCTTTTGTGGCTTGTCCCTGTTGAAGCAACGATATCTGGTGGCGCTCCGGATGGGCAAGTGGGACAAAAGCCCTAGATGACCAAGTGGAATCATTGTTTTGCGAGTGGAGCAGGAGAACTGCGCTGAATCTGATAGCCGATGTAGTCAATTTTGAGGACGGAATCTCCCAGGAGGAAGCTGTGCGAGTGAGCCTCGGCGTGGGTGGCCATAGCGAGGCCGTCGATGGTGGTGTAGTCGCGGCTGATGGTGATGTCTCCGGAGAAGATTGAGGCGCTGGCGGCGGGTTTGCCCTCGGCATGGACGATGCTTGCGTTGTCGGCGTCTACCCAGATCTTGCCGTTAAGGAGATGCGAATCCTTGCGCCTGGCCTGGAGATCGACGATGACGCAGTTGCGGTTGTTGAGGGAGACTTTGCCGGGCTCAGGCTGCATGTTGTAGTTGGCCGAGGTGAGCAGGACTCCCTCCAGCTTGGCGGGTTTGCTCATCTCTGTTTCGCTGGCGAGGACTTTGTCGATCACGGCGGCGCGGAAGAAGGCTGAGCCGCTTTTGGAGATGGTGGTGTAGGTTTTGCCGGAGTGCTGCTCGGAGACCTGCACTGTTACTTCGGTGGAGGGATTGGGATCGCCGTTGCGATAGAGGGTGTAATGCTCCTGCACGGTGTAGCCGGTGAGCGCGTCGATGCGGGCGTGGACGGCGGCGTCTACGCGTTGAACAACATCGTTCTGCTGGAAGGCGAAGGTGGTGATGGCCACACAGGCCAGGGTGCTGAGGGTTAGAAGCTTTCGAACAGGTTTTCGAATCGTCTTTCGAATCGTCATGGAGTCGGCACCGGGGTCACCTTTGTATAAGTCGCTGATTGGACTGTATCTGAATTGGATGCGGTAGCCGGGAAAGATTTCAAGAGCGCCAGATTGGATTGGGTCTTCTTCCACTTGCGTTTGTTTTTGGCGGCGAAGGCGGGCGTTTGCGGGTTCTGATAGAAGGCGAGGATGTTGGTCTGCAACTGGGGTGTGAGCCGGGCGAATTTTTCGCTGGCGAGTTTGTTCACCAGATTTGCGTAGGTTTCGTCAGTCAGAGAGTACTCACCTGCCCTGGTTTCCTTCCCGGTATCGAAGTCGCGGTTATCCAGTGCCAGGTCGTTGGATTGGACGAGTTTCAGATCCTGCTCGTAGTGATCCCTGGAGTCGTTGACGCTCTGCATGTAGAGAGTCTCTGTGGAAGTAGTGGGCATTTTGAAGTCGAGGGCCTTCAAAGGGCCGATCTTGGGCAGGATTTTGATGAGGATGGCCAGCAGGCGCGTGCCGAGGCCCGGTCCCTTGTAGTTGGTGCCAAAGTCGCGGCGGTACTGGCTGCGCTTGAGGTGATAGATGAATTTTTCGCGGGTCATGCTGGGGTCTTCCTGGAGAATCTCGTCCTTTTTCATGGCGAGGGCGACGTGGGTCATGTTGGGAATCAGAGTGCTGACCGAGTAGCGGAAGCTGCCGATGGAGAGGTCGAGATTGGGGAAGACGTCGGTGAGGGGAAGGCCGTAGGTTTGCTGGAAGGCGCGTTCGAGGAGCGGCCTGGAGACTTCAAAGCCGATGAAGTCATGAAAGGCCTGGGAGGTGAATCGGTCGCGGGCTACCTGAACGACGTCGAACCCGAATTCGGTACGGATGTGGGCGGTGGGGTTGTCGGCGTAGGTGACGATTCCACCATACTTCGCCCTGAGCTTGGGGAAGGTTTCGCCGACAGCAATGTTGACGGCGGGATGTCCGGCGAGATCGGAGGCGTAGTGCGCGAGGGAGCCGAGGGCGAAGGCGTATTCGTTGATGTCGTTGGACTCAGCCAGCATGGTCGAGACGAAATCGCCGCTGCGGACGTAATGCACCAGATCCGAGAAGAAATGGTTGCCGAAGGGGTAGTAGCCGATGTCCTGGATGAGGCAGCCGCCGTAGGCGTAGGCGTGGGCGGTGCGAATTTGATCGTCCGTCGCGTTGGGATAGCGGGCGAGGAGCATGGGGCGAAGCTCGGCCTTCCAGAGGAGATCGACGATCTGCTCGTGGGTGAGAACGGAGTAGGCCTGGGAGCTTGGGCTATTGAAAAAGAGCAGTCCGAGGATGACGGTGCAGACGAGCCATCCGCGACGGCTAAGGCTGCGCGTGAAATTCAATTCGGTCTTACGATTTGGCATCCGCAGGGAACCTTCGCTGCAAGGATACCTTGGGCGGGTGGGGCTTCGCGTGCCGCATTGCTCAGGCTGGCAGGTTGAACGTCTCTGCTTTGCCTGAATCGCTGCTGCGGCTGCGGTGCCAGGTGCGCTGATAGGCTGGTGATTGGAACAACTTATGAGCGAAACCATTTTGATTCACTACTCGGGCGCGGATCGCCCTGGGTTGACGACGCAACTTACGGGGATTCTGGCGGAGTTTGGCGCGGGCGTGTTGGATATTCACCAGGCATCTGTGCAGGGCATGCTGGTGCTGGGGCTGTTGATCGAACTGCCTGCGGGGCAAGGCTCCGAATCGCTGTGGGACCGGCTTACTCCGCATGCGGATGCGCTGAAGCTGAAGGTGATGTTTACGCGGATGG harbors:
- a CDS encoding vWA domain-containing protein encodes the protein MITIRRVIAPGCLGASLLCVPLLCTPMLRAQDANPAVQQPTVLSAQSTVVLVPALVRDRAGRLIFTLKASDFTITDDGVAQKVRLDEDSDNQPLALVVVIETGGSGGRRLASYRDLGPTIEAVVGDVKHTAAVVTFDSNPKVAQEFTSDMNVIQDTVQGLRPGDDGAAMLDGLGLAVDILAEQPPVYRRAILLISETIDRGSRVPLQEAVRKISDTNTAIYSVAFSSTRADLKHDGPRVLNNDTPGPKGGCMSKDSPQDGDTAEPGDTVADSSQPDSADADNKTKSAPKESSKKRAGQAYDCLSLLVPPLGFAKVALMASMSAMRQNTSETVARLTGGEYFQFKDPRGLEQDLVTISNHVPNRYVLSFQPSSPHSGLHVLQLKLKDYPNLVVTARSHYWADGEEAAQPHP
- a CDS encoding peptidylprolyl isomerase, whose product is MALTVGTYAIFNTTEGKITVRLFPEIAPITVSNFVELAEGKREWTHPVTGKKSTDKLYDGTIFHRVIPQFMVQGGDPAGTGMGGPGYRFQDETKGSPHKFDKPGKLAMANAGPGTNGSQFFITTAPTLWLTGNHTIFGEVVEGQEIAEKITAVPRSSQDKPIKPVVLESVVIERIA
- a CDS encoding peptidylprolyl isomerase — encoded protein: MTLAIAMGFTASVAFAQQTTAPAPAEQAKPAEEELPDGPAPQASALIHPNGPSVVFDTSMGRITCQFYQQQAPNTVANFIGLAEGTKDWIDPVSKKKMRHKPLYDGTVFHRIIPGFMIQGGDPAGSGMGDPGFTFEDEFDPNLNYDVPGRLAMANSGPNTDGSQFFITEAPYDSLNQHYTLFGQCDADGVEVVKAIARVQRDADDKPLTPVVLRKVTIVREGQPLPPAPKTAEAEPRAATGATAAPKQ
- a CDS encoding CHASE3 domain-containing protein, whose amino-acid sequence is MKRGSNSHIMQTHHKRFSVIGGFILLLIVLVAATLMNKRQFEIQASDREALAHTKEVLLELERTESLLKDAETGQRGFLYTGDPKYLAPYNTAVSQVEAQLDALAQATSQSPHQQARIADLRTVAGLKLKELEQTISLYKSGKMDDAKKLVLSDAGLRYMNKIRAQLDTMEADENSLAEVRGEVFHHSQRVTLACIYLSSLLAVLGLIALGYYILREMDLRERHARQMGEREEWFRVTLTSLGDAVIATDQNGLVTFVNPVAEELTGWSLAEAQGKTIYEVFPIFNEYTHQPVDNPVRKVMELGGIVGLANHTVLRNAKGELIPIEDSAAPIRDDRERLVGVVLVFRDATQERKSQEILRKTEKLAAAARLSATFAHEINNPLEAVVNLIYIVKSIEDMPAAAVQPLEMAEQELERVSHITRQTLGFYRESTIRGPVELPVVIENVIKLYSNKFSTKSIQVERNFSDCPPVHGLAGELTQAVSNLMSNAADAVSLKGIIRLHLSVAEDVGRDGRWIRLIVEDDGPGIPKELAERIFEPFFTTKSDIGNGLGLWVTKEIVERHGGRIDVVQGAGAGSSGARFAVLLPCDFGV
- a CDS encoding VanZ family protein, with protein sequence MPTSTKLRATYAILLAATLIFTLYEELHLRRWLFHKYGSSSVLAGSLPNFLAVVILSLAVMVVKFPQRNREIIRTILAVVVGLTLYEVAQIWMPHRVFDWNDIAATLLGGIFVWLLIILPRQMILPRSN
- the mdh gene encoding malate dehydrogenase encodes the protein MRKKVSIVGAGNVGATAAHWIAAKELADVVLIDIAEGIPQGKALDLLEAMPIEKRDVQVIGANDYAATANSDIVVITAGIPRKPGMSRDDLLHTNYKIMSDVVSKVVAQSPESILIIVSNPLDAMAQAAFKQSGFNRERVIGMAGILDSARFRTFIAQELNVSVENVTAFVLGGHGDTMVPLPRYSTVAGIPITELIPKDRLDAIVQRTRDGGAEIVKHLKTGSAYYAPSAAAVEMVEAILKDKKKIVPCAVHLQGEYGIDGYFVGVPCKLGAAGLEQIIEIKLTAEEDAALKKSVDAVKELCGVIGV